The Cryptomeria japonica chromosome 6, Sugi_1.0, whole genome shotgun sequence genomic interval AGTCTATCTCACCATTAATAGGTTTCCATCCACCATTAGCCATTGTTTCTTCTTCCTTGGGAACCTCTAACAATTAGTTCTATGTAGATTTGAATGAAGAGATAACAAGCTAAAGTTGATGGAATTCACCATAGTTAGGATGAGCCCAACCATGTCACATTTTTAAGAGGATGTGGAGGAGTAGTGAGGAGGTTGAAATCACCATCCTAGTCAACCAAAACATTGATGACAAGGGGGGTTGCAACCATAATTTTGTCTTATAGGAAAAGTTTGAGGCACAGTGATGACTCTTTAGTGAATTTCATAACAATAATGTGAAAAATTTAAGTGGTTATATTTCTTGCCTTGATGGGGTTATCTAATACAAGATGGTGAAGGTTGAATCTTAACCATAATGCATGGAGCATTCCTTTAATGATCTGGCAAAGTTTGGAGATGATGAAGACCAAATTCAACCTTGGTGGCTTGAACTTAGATCTAAATGAGTAGATTAGAAATATATAGTGATTTGGAATGAAGAAAAATTTGTATCCATAGTAGAATTAGGAAAAAGAGAAGAACTTTTATCTTTCTAAATCTAAATAAGAATCCCCAATCTAGAAGCATGTCATGCCTAGTTAAACTCAATAGGGAATTTGGCTCCATCCCCTAGAATGACATTATATAGAGAATGATTTAGGCCATAATGGTAAAAAATAATAATGTGTCTACTACTAATAATCCTAGGCATGAGCGAAATACTAGAACATATAGATTGACCGTTTTCAAACACCTTAGATAAAGGACGTCGTGGGTTATTAGAAATTCCATGACGAGTCAAATGAGTCCCAATTGGCATGTGCTTGAATAAAGAAAacattaggaaaatttaaaaatcttAGGCTCTATAATAACTTTCCGAATTGTCTAATATCTTTTGGCCTAGATATACCTACGGGAATTAAGAGACATATATCGTTCAACTTTTAAATTATGGGTAGGTGTAGTAAAAGACACACACATCCTTTTACATAATGAAAAGTACTTACAAAACCCCTTAGCAAATAAATCATATCTTCACATAATTATTAAGCATATAGGTATTTCCACATTAACCCTTTGAGGAGATTATCGATCTCACATaaatcaaatatataatttttaatagtATTTTTGTATATaaacaacataaaaaaataatGAGAGAGATAAAGGGAAATCAACCAAAAGAAAGAGAATAGAAcatatataccctaggaaaactaTTTGAAAAAAATTCTAGCCCACAAAGCATTGAaccaatttattatttaataataataattatgttacaacataataacaagatgTTGCCTCCATGGACATCAACATCCTCCTCCTTTGCTAGAAATATGACAACACAACCTTGTAAAAAATCCCTCTAATACATCTCAATCTCAAGCTCATTTAGGCTCATGAGACCCAAAATACCGTCGTAAGGAATTACCATGGGCATAAACAAACTCTAAAAATACCATGAAAAAAATCCATATGACTCACACTCCATTATTTTTCATCTATCACCTTTAGAAATATGCTTCATGTAATGTCATAACATACCTCATAAGTGGGTCAAGATTCTTAGTCCACTTTGTAACCTCCCTCTTAATCATGCTATATTTCATGATATCTCTTACACTCCTATCTTTATCAAGGATGCTCTTGCATATCATTTAGGATAATAAATTGATTTATAAATATATTCAAACAcataaattctaaaataaaaataaattacatgTGGCATAATACTTAAGGCATAAAGTGGGATGTCTCATTTCATGAGAACATATAAATACTAAATAAATAATTGAGATATTAGGGTTTGTAAGGTGTATGATCCACCTAATCCCAACATTCCCCAACTTTTTATACACCTTCCAAGACAAAAACAAAATACTAATAAATAACGAACTAGCCATCACTTGGGCATAATGATGTTGCTTCAACTAACTCCTTTATGCTTATAGGGTCAACCAAGCATCTTTAACATTTATCAAGTAATAGAAATATCAAATACAAGCCTCTCATCACCCATCATCCCAAGCATGAAGATAAGAAACTAAGGATATGATCACATTCAACATGTCATGCTTCAACCCAAATACATACAAAAAATGCCATCCCCTCTAGGACATAATTGGGTATTTTCTAAATGCTCAACAATAATTAGAATAGTAGAAAGTGTGAAATGGCGTTAGGTGGAGGAggataaattttgattttttcgaAGGTGGGAATTTACAAAAATGGCTAGTGTCGGTGCACGTGATGGGCCGAAGGATTCTAAGGAGGACGGTCAAGTGTTTGGGGATGGGCCTGACAGATTCAAGGACCAAAATGGAGTTGATGATGAGGGTGGAAAAGATTCCTTGTTCCCCCAACCCCTAGAAGCTTGTGCCTTAGGGCCCTAGTGGGTTAGGCTCTTCACTTGAGAGAGGATTTTTTGATCCGAAATCAGAAATGGGTAGAGCTTTTTAGCTTTCACCTTAAAGGTAAGAGTTTGACTCCTATTTCTCATTTGGCGGACCCTATTTCAAGCTCTTTTTCCATCACTATCCCAAATTGCATTCTGGATAAGGGTATTTATGTTATGGAATGCTCCCTAGTGAGGAGGTTTGTTGGTCCTCGTCCAAACATTGAGTTAGTTAGGGCTTGGGTTGCTAGTAAATGGAAAGGAAAAGGTCAAGTTGATGTTATTGCGATGGTGAAGGGGTTTTTCTCTTTCGTCTTTACCTGTGAAGAGGATCTTCATTCTATGCTTTTGGGTAGGCCCTAGATGCTAGGGAATGCCTCTGTTGCTTTGAGAAGATGGGAACTTGGTTTTAACCTTAAAGATTGGTCTTGTGATGTTGCTTTTGTGTGGGTTAGATTGCCTAGACTACCTCTTGGATTTTGGGATGAAGAAGTCTTCAGGGGTCTGGCTGCCTGCTTGGGGGATCTAATTTTAGTTGACCCTATGATTTCCTCTTAAAAAGGATGGTTTATGTGAGGATTTGTGTGAACATCAAACAATCAACAGATCTTCCTTTCGAAACCAACTTCAACTCTAAACTGGGTGTGTGGGTTCAACTAGTGGAGTTTGAATCCGTCCCCTTTgcttgttttcattgcaaaaagGTTGGGCATTGGGCGAGGGATTGCTTGTCTAAGGCTTCTGCAATTGTTAAGAAAGTATGGAAGAAGAAGGAGCCCTTGAGTTCTCTAGAAGATTTTTCTAAGGCTGCTCCCGGCATGGACCCTAAAGTTATTCCTAAGGAAAAGGATGTTGATTCATCCCCCATTTTTAGAGTTTCTTTGGAAGCGGATGCTAGCTCGGAAGGGAATGTCGGTTCAGTGGTCTTGGAGGTGGATATCCCCAATGACTCTGCTCCAAGGTCTGATTCGGTGAGTCCTACGACTGAGAAGGTGGGGGATGAGGTTTCCCCCTAGGCTATCGAGGAGGAGCCGTTTGCGGTTGTTAATTCGAGAAATAGGAGGAAAGCCTCTCCCCCTCCTAGCTCTGTTGGGGTTAAGACTAGGAATCGTCAGAAAGCTAACTGCGGCTCTGAGACAGAGAATGTGTGTAGACCTTATAGTAGTATGAACAAAAATAGACAAAGTAAGTTTGATGTTGCAGAAAGGACTTAGAGGACTCTTTAGAAGATGGGTCTTGTTGGTTTGTCACATTCTTCCAAATGAAGATTATATCATGGAATATACAGGGGATGAACAACCTGATCTCCTATCTAATATGATTCGAGATCATAGACTTGACATTTTTCTTGTGCAAGAGACAAAGATGCAAATTGATAAACTTCTTAAGATTAAGCTTGTTGTTTTTAAAGATAGTGGGGTTCATTGTTGTGATGTTGATAGTGCTTCTGGGGACATTGCTACTTTTTGGAACGCTAGGTTGATTAAAGGTACAATGATTTTGTTTGAGCTTGATCATTTTGCTACTAAGATGGAACATCTAAGAAATGGAACTATTTATATCTATGCTCCAAATAATAAGATGGTGAAAAAGACCTTGTGGTCCTCTCTTTGCGAATTCAGATCTATAAAAAATTGAAGGATCCaacataaaaattaaaatgaaaatatgaaaaacgtgaaaatatatatttatggTGCTTGCTAGGCTTAAAATTGTCAGTTCGCTTCCCTATTTTACCAACAGAAATCAAAGCAGTAACAAATAGAACATACAATGACTTGTCAATAGTGAAGCAATCCTTAAGAGCCAGAGTTACACAAATTACCTTACAAAGGTCCTCCATTGACAATCTGGATAAGTTTTAGCGGAGGGCTAATATAGGCTATGTGGCAGGCGTGGTGTAGGGATTGCTTGCAATCCTTGACGCTTCTTCAACACGATACTAAATACGTCGTCCATGTCCATTTCCTCCACACGTATTCCATCAGGAAGACTCCAGTCGAAGGAATGGATCAGTGATGCCAAAATCAAATGAACCATTTTATCAGCCAAAGGAAGCCCCACACACATTCTTCTTCCCGCTCCAAGTGGTATGAGATCAAAATCCTGGCCTTTAAAGTCCATCTTACTTTTCTCACCCTCCAGAAATCTCTCTGGCATAAACTTAGAGGGCTCCTTCCACACCGCAGGATCCCTTCCTATGGCCCATACGTTCACCCAAATCTGCGTGTCTTTGGGGATCACAAATCCCATTATTTCACAAGAGCTGTCCGCTCTGTGAGGCAGCAGAAGAGGCGCAACAGGGTGCAATCTAAACACTTCTTTCACCACTGCACGGAGATAAGGCAGATGGTCTAAATCAGATTCTTCCACTCTTCTCTCTCGACCCACAACTTGCTCCAGTTCTTCTTGGACTTTTTTCATTGTGTGGGGGTTGTGAATGAGTTCCGCCATTGCCCATTCTAGTGTGGCACCCGTATTGTCACTACCGGCCACTAACTGCTCCTGCCCACATCAGAAATGACGCCTAAATAAACAACCCTGCTGTTTACATTGAGCCCAAATAAACTTTGAAATAtgagaagaaataaaaaataaaaaaaattgtaaacctTACAAAAATTATTGCTCTGATTTGCGTAAGAGATATGTCCTGATCTCCCTGATCTCTCAGCTCCAGCAAGGAATCCAGAAAATCCTTTGGCGCTTCTCCTTCATTACCCAATTCTGTTCTTCTGCTTTCCAGTCGATTGCTTATGGATAGATCTATGCAATAGTGAGCACGCTTTAACTGGACTCCTATCTTACCCCCCACGCCATGGAGATccagaaacccaaggcatggaaaCAAATCGGCCAAATGGGGTTTTTGGCAAAGCTTCACCCATGATGAAAGACCGTTGCTGAGCTCCACACCGTTGGGAATGCTGGGATCGAATACGTTTGCACTGAATATCATATTACCCATCAGATTCAGAGCCGTGCGGATCATTGTATCCCCAATGGACACACTCTTTCCCTTGGCACAATTGTCCTCGAAAATCAAGCGAACCATTTCGAAGACTGAATCTCTTCTAACATGTTGAGAAGCTTGGAGTTTCTTGGGAGACAAGAGCTCTGTAGTGAGAACACGTCTGAGTTTCCTCCAGTAGGGTCCGTACTGGCTCCAAACTAGTGAGGACTTGTGGTAAGAAAGTACCTTCATTGCCTGTATGAGGGTCCGCCCAGCAAAGTTATGGTCATGGGTTTTGAGCACCTCCTTTGCCATGGCAGAAGTTGAGACCACAACGGCTCTCTTCATGCCAAGATAGATTGTCATTAAGGGGCCGTATTGGCGAGATAGGGCAAATAGTGAATAGTTGGGCTTTTGGCCCAGCAGAAAGAGGTTTCCTACAACAGGCCAAGCAGGTGGTCCGGGTGGAAGAGGAAGCATATTGGTTTTCTTTCTCCATAGGAGAACAGAAAACAAGACCAAG includes:
- the LOC131073041 gene encoding geraniol 8-hydroxylase-like isoform X1 — its product is MDSLPVYWFSVLISGVLVLFSVLLWRKKTNMLPLPPGPPAWPVVGNLFLLGQKPNYSLFALSRQYGPLMTIYLGMKRAVVVSTSAMAKEVLKTHDHNFAGRTLIQAMKVLSYHKSSLVWSQYGPYWRKLRRVLTTELLSPKKLQASQHVRRDSVFEMVRLIFEDNCAKGKSVSIGDTMIRTALNLMGNMIFSANVFDPSIPNGVELSNGLSSWVKLCQKPHLADLFPCLGFLDLHGVGGKIGVQLKRAHYCIDLSISNRLESRRTELGNEGEAPKDFLDSLLELRDQGDQDISLTQIRAIIFEQLVAGSDNTGATLEWAMAELIHNPHTMKKVQEELEQVVGRERRVEESDLDHLPYLRAVVKEVFRLHPVAPLLLPHRADSSCEIMGFVIPKDTQIWVNVWAIGRDPAVWKEPSKFMPERFLEGEKSKMDFKGQDFDLIPLGAGRRMCVGLPLADKMVHLILASLIHSFDWSLPDGIRVEEMDMDDVFSIVLKKRQGLQAIPTPRLPHSLY
- the LOC131073041 gene encoding geraniol 8-hydroxylase-like isoform X2, producing the protein MDSLPVYWFSVLISGVLVLFSVLLWRKKTNMLPLPPGPPAWPVVGNLFLLGQKPNYSLFALSRQYGPLMTIYLGMKRAVVVSTSAMAKEVLKTHDHNFAGRTLIQAMKVLSYHKSSLVWSQYGPYWRKLRRVLTTELLSPKKLQASQHVRRDSVFEMVRLIFEDNCAKGKSVSIGDTMIRTALNLMGNMIFSANVFDPSIPNGVELSNGLSSWVKLCQKPHLADLFPCLGFLDLHGVGGKIGVQLKRAHYCIDLSISNRLESRRTELGNEGEAPKDFLDSLLELRDQGDQDISLTQIRAIIFLVAGSDNTGATLEWAMAELIHNPHTMKKVQEELEQVVGRERRVEESDLDHLPYLRAVVKEVFRLHPVAPLLLPHRADSSCEIMGFVIPKDTQIWVNVWAIGRDPAVWKEPSKFMPERFLEGEKSKMDFKGQDFDLIPLGAGRRMCVGLPLADKMVHLILASLIHSFDWSLPDGIRVEEMDMDDVFSIVLKKRQGLQAIPTPRLPHSLY